In Janthinobacterium sp. J1-1, a single genomic region encodes these proteins:
- the yihA gene encoding ribosome biogenesis GTP-binding protein YihA/YsxC: protein MSKLWQARFFTTVNQLRDLPDTSVPEIAFAGRSNAGKSTAINILCNQKGLAFASKTPGRTQHINYFSIGGAHVGQHRKDATIVEEIECLLVDLPGYGYAEVSGSAKLHWQRLLGDYVQRREQLAGLILIMDSRRPFTDLDIQMLEWFAPTGKPIHCILTKVDKLNRNESVNALRQAKAKLDSYVDEDGVGFPFTVQLFSALKRVGIEEANDKIMELAGISEDGAAEMVELIEMEDDVEPEADKPA from the coding sequence ATGTCAAAACTCTGGCAAGCCCGTTTCTTTACGACCGTCAACCAACTGCGCGACCTGCCCGATACCTCGGTGCCGGAAATCGCTTTTGCCGGCCGCTCCAATGCCGGCAAATCGACCGCCATCAATATTTTGTGCAATCAGAAAGGCTTGGCGTTCGCCTCCAAGACGCCGGGCCGTACCCAGCATATCAACTATTTCTCGATCGGCGGCGCCCACGTGGGCCAGCACCGCAAGGATGCCACCATCGTCGAAGAGATCGAATGCCTGCTGGTCGACTTGCCCGGTTATGGCTATGCGGAAGTGTCGGGCTCGGCCAAGCTGCACTGGCAGCGTTTGCTGGGCGACTATGTGCAGCGCCGCGAACAGCTGGCCGGCCTGATCCTGATCATGGATTCGCGCCGCCCGTTTACGGACCTCGACATCCAGATGCTGGAATGGTTCGCGCCGACCGGCAAGCCGATCCACTGCATCCTGACCAAGGTCGACAAGCTGAACCGCAATGAATCGGTGAACGCGCTGCGCCAGGCCAAGGCCAAGCTCGACAGCTATGTCGATGAAGACGGCGTCGGCTTCCCGTTCACGGTGCAGCTGTTCTCGGCCCTGAAACGGGTCGGCATCGAGGAAGCCAATGACAAGATCATGGAACTGGCCGGCATCAGCGAAGACGGCGCCGCCGAAATGGTGGAACTGATCGAGATGGAAGACGACGTCGAACCGGAAGCAGACAAACCGGCTTGA
- a CDS encoding c-type cytochrome — protein MNRAFSPLFKSMLLALLAVSATVSAAEAPKPAVKADANKGATLYTDGDAARGLPACVSCHGAAGNSTITANPKLAGQHENYLYKQLVDFTTPQRNQPVMSTYAKMLSDADKKNVAAYLGAQLAKPGAAKNKDTIELGKKIYRGGIASKQVAACASCHGAAGNGIPVQYPRIAGQHQDYTIAQLTQFRSTKADARKNSVDMHTIAARMSDDEIAAVADYIAGLK, from the coding sequence ATGAATCGTGCATTTTCACCGTTGTTCAAATCCATGTTGCTCGCTTTGCTGGCCGTCTCGGCAACTGTTTCGGCCGCTGAAGCACCGAAGCCCGCCGTCAAAGCCGATGCCAACAAGGGCGCCACCCTGTACACCGATGGCGACGCCGCGCGCGGCTTGCCCGCCTGCGTCTCCTGCCATGGCGCGGCCGGCAATTCGACCATCACGGCCAATCCCAAGCTGGCCGGCCAGCACGAAAACTATCTGTACAAGCAGCTGGTCGATTTCACCACGCCGCAGCGCAACCAGCCCGTCATGTCGACCTACGCCAAGATGCTCAGCGATGCCGACAAGAAAAACGTCGCCGCCTACCTGGGCGCGCAGCTGGCCAAGCCGGGCGCCGCCAAGAACAAGGACACCATCGAGCTGGGCAAGAAGATCTACCGTGGCGGAATTGCTTCGAAACAAGTCGCGGCCTGTGCCAGCTGTCATGGCGCGGCGGGCAATGGCATCCCCGTGCAATATCCGCGCATCGCCGGCCAGCACCAGGACTATACGATCGCCCAGCTGACCCAGTTCCGCAGCACCAAGGCCGATGCGCGCAAGAACAGCGTCGACATGCACACCATCGCCGCGCGCATGTCGGACGATGAGATCGCCGCCGTTGCCGATTACATAGCCGGCCTGAAATAA
- a CDS encoding cytochrome c biogenesis protein ResB: MSTSTTGIELKTQRRSLAEFVELISSMRFAISLLTLIAVSSVIGTVLKQNEPMPNYINQFGPFWFSVFDKLSLYSVYSAWWFLLIMGFLVASTSLCIVRNAPKMLKDMRSWRETVREQSLRNFHHKAEWLAALPRAALAQQMVMRLKDAGYQAKIVEKDNATLVAAKRGAANKWGYIFAHGAIVIICVGGLLDSEMPIRVQQWFFGKTPFAGSGVIAEIPAQHRLSLSNPTFRGNTMIPEGSTSSTAIIPQADGVLIQDLPITILLKKFHIDFYSTGMPKLFASDVVVTDHETGASFPATIKVNQPLLYKGLALYQSSFEDGGSKLKLTGFPMAGKTDKRFDIGGEVGGSTPLERSDGNSYSVEWSGFRPFNVENMSSGQDVRAVSKAESFNEKFAVGLDKRLGSAAKNANNKDLKNVGPSVLYKLRDKTGQAREYQNYMQPVTVDGALVFLAGMRVNPSDAFSYLRIPADDNYTVKEWMRLRAALQDPELREQAAARYAQRAMPNANAEALRGQLQESAAKSLAIFAGNGQEGGFLAISRFLEKVPKAEQEKAADIFMKILNGSLWDLWQAARSKAGLSAIEADEKHGRFLQLATNALSDSFFYGAPVYLQLDEFTEIKASVLQVTRSPGKGVVYLGCLFLVIGVFSMFYIRERRLWVWIKDDANNPGDSTALMAMSTQRKTLDFEKEFENLKAKLPQSA; this comes from the coding sequence ATGAGTACCAGCACCACCGGAATCGAACTCAAAACGCAGCGCCGCAGCCTGGCCGAATTCGTCGAACTGATCTCGTCGATGCGCTTTGCCATCAGCTTGCTGACCCTGATCGCCGTGTCCTCCGTGATCGGCACCGTGCTCAAGCAGAACGAGCCGATGCCCAACTACATCAACCAGTTCGGCCCGTTCTGGTTTTCCGTGTTCGACAAGCTGAGCCTGTATTCGGTCTATTCGGCCTGGTGGTTTCTGCTGATCATGGGTTTCCTGGTCGCCTCGACCTCGCTGTGCATCGTGCGCAATGCGCCGAAGATGCTCAAGGACATGCGCAGCTGGCGCGAAACCGTGCGTGAGCAGTCCTTGCGCAATTTCCACCACAAGGCCGAATGGCTGGCGGCGCTGCCGCGCGCCGCGCTGGCCCAGCAGATGGTGATGCGTTTGAAGGACGCCGGCTACCAGGCCAAGATCGTGGAAAAGGACAACGCCACGCTGGTGGCGGCCAAGCGCGGCGCGGCCAACAAATGGGGCTATATCTTTGCCCACGGCGCCATCGTCATCATCTGCGTCGGTGGCCTGCTGGACTCGGAAATGCCGATCAGGGTGCAACAATGGTTCTTCGGCAAGACGCCGTTTGCGGGCAGCGGCGTGATCGCCGAGATTCCCGCCCAGCACCGTTTGAGCCTGTCGAACCCCACTTTCCGCGGCAATACCATGATCCCGGAAGGCTCGACCAGCAGCACCGCCATCATTCCGCAAGCCGATGGCGTGCTGATCCAGGACCTGCCGATCACCATCCTGCTGAAGAAATTCCACATTGATTTCTATAGCACCGGCATGCCCAAGCTGTTCGCCAGCGACGTGGTGGTCACCGACCATGAGACGGGCGCGAGTTTTCCGGCCACCATCAAGGTCAACCAGCCGCTGCTGTACAAAGGCCTGGCCCTGTACCAGTCCAGCTTTGAAGATGGCGGCAGCAAGCTCAAGCTCACCGGTTTCCCGATGGCCGGCAAGACGGACAAACGTTTCGATATCGGCGGCGAAGTGGGCGGCAGCACGCCGCTGGAGCGCAGCGACGGCAATTCGTATAGCGTCGAATGGTCGGGCTTTCGGCCGTTTAACGTGGAAAACATGAGTTCCGGCCAGGATGTGCGGGCCGTCAGCAAGGCCGAGAGTTTCAATGAAAAATTCGCCGTCGGCCTCGACAAGCGTCTCGGTTCCGCCGCCAAGAACGCCAATAACAAGGACCTGAAAAACGTCGGCCCGAGCGTGCTGTACAAATTGCGCGACAAGACGGGCCAGGCGCGCGAGTACCAGAACTACATGCAGCCCGTCACGGTCGACGGCGCGCTGGTGTTCCTGGCCGGCATGCGCGTCAACCCGAGCGACGCCTTCAGCTACCTGCGCATTCCCGCCGACGACAATTACACGGTGAAGGAATGGATGCGCCTGCGCGCCGCGCTGCAGGACCCGGAACTGCGCGAGCAGGCCGCCGCCCGCTACGCCCAGCGCGCCATGCCGAACGCCAACGCGGAAGCGCTGCGCGGCCAGCTGCAGGAATCGGCCGCGAAAAGCCTGGCCATCTTTGCCGGCAACGGGCAGGAGGGCGGTTTCCTGGCGATTTCGCGTTTCCTGGAAAAAGTGCCCAAGGCCGAGCAGGAAAAGGCGGCCGATATCTTCATGAAGATCCTCAACGGCAGCCTGTGGGACTTGTGGCAGGCCGCGCGCTCCAAGGCCGGCCTGAGCGCCATCGAGGCCGATGAAAAGCACGGCCGTTTCCTGCAACTGGCGACCAATGCCCTGTCCGACAGCTTCTTCTATGGCGCGCCGGTGTATTTGCAGCTCGATGAGTTTACGGAAATCAAGGCTTCCGTGCTGCAAGTGACGCGCTCGCCGGGCAAGGGCGTGGTCTACCTGGGCTGTTTGTTCCTGGTTATCGGCGTGTTTTCCATGTTCTATATCCGTGAGCGCCGCTTGTGGGTGTGGATCAAGGATGATGCCAACAACCCTGGCGACAGCACCGCCCTGATGGCCATGAGCACCCAGCGCAAGACGCTGGATTTTGAAAAAGAATTTGAGAACCTGAAGGCAAAATTGCCGCAATCGGCGTAA
- the ccsB gene encoding c-type cytochrome biogenesis protein CcsB, with translation MELANKQIYTQEPGFFKRLGLVDWLYGAGLLAASLYGLVHFGAFMDIYEKVILLAAAPTFAWLGWYWKPVRWLIPVAAVLSLFAIELYGGQLDMANQKFFLKYMLSSQSAILWMGTLFVLSTLFYWIGLVARSDFGSSVGSLLCWAGVVLGLTGMLVRWYESYLIGADVGHIPVSNLYEVFILFSLITAMFYLYYEQHYATRQLGAFVMLVISAAVVFLLWYTVTRDAADIQPLVPALQSWWMKIHVPANFIGYGTFSLSAMVASAYLLKSSGYLVDRLPSLEVLDDVMYKAISVGFAFFTVATILGALWAAEAWGGYWSWDPKETWALIVWLNYAAWLHMRLMTGLRGRVAAWWALVGLMVTTFAFLGVNMFLSGLHSYGKL, from the coding sequence ATGGAATTGGCAAATAAACAGATTTACACGCAGGAACCCGGCTTTTTCAAGCGCCTGGGCCTGGTCGACTGGCTGTACGGCGCGGGCCTGCTGGCCGCTTCGCTGTATGGCTTGGTGCACTTTGGCGCCTTCATGGACATCTATGAAAAAGTCATTTTACTGGCGGCGGCGCCCACCTTTGCCTGGCTGGGCTGGTACTGGAAGCCGGTGCGCTGGCTGATCCCCGTGGCCGCCGTGCTGTCGCTGTTTGCCATCGAACTCTACGGTGGCCAGCTGGACATGGCAAACCAGAAATTTTTCCTGAAGTATATGTTGTCCAGCCAGTCCGCGATTCTGTGGATGGGCACCTTGTTCGTGCTGTCGACCCTGTTCTACTGGATCGGCCTGGTGGCGCGCTCGGACTTCGGTTCCTCGGTCGGTTCGCTGCTGTGCTGGGCCGGCGTGGTGCTGGGCCTGACGGGCATGCTGGTGCGCTGGTATGAGTCCTACTTGATCGGCGCCGACGTGGGCCATATTCCCGTGTCGAACCTGTATGAAGTGTTCATCCTGTTTTCCTTGATCACGGCCATGTTCTACCTGTACTACGAGCAGCACTATGCGACGCGCCAGCTGGGCGCCTTCGTCATGCTGGTGATTTCCGCCGCCGTGGTATTTTTGCTGTGGTACACGGTCACGCGCGACGCGGCCGATATCCAGCCGCTGGTGCCGGCCTTGCAAAGCTGGTGGATGAAGATCCACGTGCCGGCCAACTTCATCGGCTACGGTACCTTTTCGCTGTCGGCCATGGTCGCTTCGGCCTACCTGCTGAAATCGAGCGGCTACCTGGTCGACCGCCTGCCATCGCTGGAAGTGCTGGACGACGTGATGTACAAGGCCATTTCCGTCGGATTCGCTTTCTTCACGGTAGCGACCATCCTGGGCGCGCTGTGGGCGGCCGAGGCGTGGGGCGGCTACTGGTCGTGGGATCCGAAGGAAACCTGGGCCCTGATCGTCTGGCTCAACTATGCGGCCTGGCTGCACATGCGATTGATGACGGGTTTGCGCGGCAGAGTGGCGGCCTGGTGGGCGCTGGTGGGCCTGATGGTGACGACGTTTGCGTTTTTAGGTGTCAATATGTTCCTGTCCGGCCTGCATTCTTACGGCAAGCTTTAA
- the msrP gene encoding protein-methionine-sulfoxide reductase catalytic subunit MsrP produces MLIKRSPNGIELPFSSEITPRAVFEARRSFIKQAAIGAVSSAALLEMMNREAFAQGTHPKLAAKLNPAYSALDKQTAYKDATTYNNFYEFGTDKSDPAQNAGTLRTRPWTVTIEGEVKKPMTLDLDALLKLAPLEERVYRLRCVEGWSMVIPWVGYSFSEIIKKVEPTGNAKYVEFISLADNKQMPGVGSRVLQWPYTEGLRIDEANHPLALLTLGMYGETLPNQNGAPVRMVLPWKYGFKSAKSIVKIRFVKEQPRTSWNLSAPSEYGFYSNVNPNVDHPRWSQASERRIGEDSFLTRKRKTLMYNGYNDVASLYAGMDLKKFF; encoded by the coding sequence ATGTTGATCAAGCGCAGTCCCAACGGTATTGAACTGCCGTTCTCATCCGAAATCACGCCGCGCGCCGTCTTCGAAGCGCGCCGCAGCTTTATCAAGCAGGCGGCCATCGGCGCCGTCTCCAGCGCGGCCCTGCTGGAAATGATGAACCGCGAAGCGTTCGCGCAGGGCACCCATCCCAAGCTGGCCGCCAAACTGAATCCCGCCTATTCGGCGCTGGACAAGCAGACCGCCTACAAAGACGCCACCACCTACAACAATTTCTACGAGTTCGGCACCGACAAGAGCGATCCGGCGCAAAACGCGGGTACCCTGCGCACGCGGCCGTGGACGGTCACCATCGAAGGCGAAGTCAAGAAGCCGATGACGCTGGACCTCGATGCGCTGCTGAAACTGGCGCCGCTGGAAGAGCGTGTCTATCGCCTGCGCTGCGTGGAAGGCTGGTCGATGGTGATCCCGTGGGTCGGTTATTCGTTCTCCGAGATTATCAAGAAGGTCGAGCCGACCGGCAACGCCAAATACGTGGAATTCATCTCGCTGGCCGACAACAAGCAGATGCCGGGCGTCGGTAGCCGCGTGCTGCAGTGGCCCTACACCGAAGGCCTGCGCATCGATGAAGCGAATCACCCGCTGGCGCTGCTGACCCTGGGCATGTATGGCGAAACCCTGCCGAACCAGAATGGCGCGCCGGTGCGCATGGTGCTGCCGTGGAAATATGGTTTCAAGTCGGCCAAGTCCATCGTCAAGATCCGCTTCGTCAAGGAACAGCCGCGCACCTCGTGGAACCTGTCGGCGCCGTCCGAATACGGTTTTTATTCGAACGTGAATCCGAACGTCGACCATCCGCGCTGGTCGCAGGCCAGCGAGCGCCGCATCGGCGAAGACAGCTTTTTGACGCGCAAGCGCAAGACGCTGATGTACAACGGCTATAACGACGTGGCCTCGCTGTACGCGGGCATGGACTTGAAGAAATTCTTTTAA
- a CDS encoding protein-methionine-sulfoxide reductase heme-binding subunit MsrQ has translation MAFHPTPRQLSLIKTVIFVLALLPLGRMVWLTYTGQLVEPLEFITRGTGDWTLYFLCIGLGVTPLRRFTQWNWLVKLRRMLGLFAFFYATLHFTTFLWFDHFFDLQEMWKDVLKRPFITVGFIAFVLLIPLAVTSTNGMVKRLGGKRWQWLHRLVYVIAPLGILHYWWMKAGKNNFAQPILFGCIVALLLLIRVYFAWSKRVQNAKLAR, from the coding sequence ATGGCTTTCCATCCCACACCCCGGCAGCTGTCGCTGATCAAGACCGTCATCTTTGTGCTGGCGCTGCTGCCCTTGGGCCGCATGGTGTGGCTGACGTACACCGGCCAGCTGGTCGAGCCGCTGGAATTCATCACGCGCGGCACCGGCGACTGGACGCTGTATTTCCTGTGCATCGGCCTGGGCGTCACGCCCCTGCGCCGCTTCACGCAGTGGAACTGGCTGGTCAAGCTGCGCCGCATGCTGGGCCTGTTTGCCTTTTTCTATGCCACCTTGCACTTCACCACCTTTTTATGGTTCGACCATTTCTTCGATTTGCAGGAAATGTGGAAGGATGTGCTGAAACGCCCCTTCATCACGGTGGGCTTTATCGCGTTTGTATTGCTGATTCCCCTGGCCGTGACCAGTACCAACGGCATGGTCAAGCGCCTGGGCGGCAAGCGCTGGCAGTGGTTGCACCGGCTGGTGTACGTGATCGCGCCGCTGGGAATATTGCATTACTGGTGGATGAAGGCGGGCAAGAACAATTTTGCCCAGCCCATCCTGTTTGGCTGCATCGTCGCGCTGCTGTTGTTAATTCGCGTCTATTTCGCCTGGAGCAAGCGGGTGCAAAACGCGAAGCTGGCGCGCTAA
- a CDS encoding lipoprotein, with translation MKSSSAFYIGIAIVVSSVLAGCGQPGALYLPKPPSGKPAPAKGPLEPALVPPPPVIVPAT, from the coding sequence GTGAAGTCATCCTCAGCGTTTTATATCGGCATTGCCATTGTGGTCTCTAGCGTCCTGGCCGGCTGCGGCCAGCCCGGCGCCCTGTACCTGCCCAAGCCGCCGTCGGGCAAGCCGGCGCCCGCCAAGGGCCCGCTCGAACCGGCCCTGGTGCCGCCGCCACCGGTGATCGTGCCAGCGACCTGA
- the cyaY gene encoding iron donor protein CyaY, whose amino-acid sequence MSESEFLALAEATLTRIEAALDRLNDEDVLDVECSRSGNVLEIEFIDNGTKIIVNSQAPMREMWVAARSGGFHYKRVGDAWVNTRDGSELFAALSTMASEQAGAAVVLK is encoded by the coding sequence ATGAGCGAATCGGAATTCCTGGCCTTGGCCGAAGCCACCCTGACCCGGATCGAGGCGGCGCTGGACCGGCTGAACGATGAAGACGTGCTCGACGTCGAATGCAGCCGCAGCGGCAATGTGCTGGAAATCGAGTTTATCGACAACGGCACCAAAATCATCGTCAACAGCCAGGCGCCGATGCGTGAAATGTGGGTGGCGGCCCGTTCCGGCGGTTTCCACTACAAGCGCGTTGGCGACGCGTGGGTCAATACGCGCGACGGCTCGGAACTGTTTGCGGCCTTGTCGACCATGGCGAGCGAGCAGGCCGGCGCGGCGGTGGTCTTGAAATAA
- a CDS encoding penicillin-binding protein 1A — MTSSTSAGNAGPKPPNKGGKPKRFLLMALVSLVGVGVVGVLLVVFGLAMAYPNLPALDTLTDYRPKMPLRIFTSDGVLIGEFGEERRNMVHIKDIPDVMKKAVLAIEDDRFYEHGGVDYLGITRAALHNLTGGAKQGASTITQQVARNFFLSSEQTLKRKAYEVLLAWKIEKNLSKDQILEVYMNQIYLGQRAYGFASAAQIYFGKNIRDLTVAEAAMLAGLPKAPSAYNPVVNPKRARLRQQYILQRMAQLGYITPAQFEEAKHEELKVKTDSSAFGVHAEYVSEMARQLVYEQFKEDTYTRGLNVYTTITKADQDAAYIALRKGVMDYEKRHGYRGPEAYIDIPKTKAEADDAIETELADHPDSDDIIGAMVLQASPKSLQAVTSAGEEISITGSGLTFGAAWLSEKAAPNRRIRRGAVIRVMREGDNWVLTQMPEVQSAFVSASTTDGAIRAMVGGFDYNRNKFNHVTQAWRQPGSAFKPFIYSASLERGLSPATIINDAPISFDAGQTGGQAWEPKNYDSKYDGPMTMRKGLMKSKNMISIRILHKIGAKYGQEYATRFGFDADKNPPYLTLALGAGNVTPLQMAGAYAVFANGGYKINPYLIAKVTDSDGKVLSEANPDKAGEEANRVIDERNAFMMNSMLNDVVRFGTANKAMALKRPDLAGKTGTTNDSIDAWFAGYQAKLVGIAWIGYDQPRNLGNRETGGGLALPIWINYMAKALKSIPVEERAVPEGLIHVGDEYYYAENPPGTGVGSLEGAARGTPEEEKAKEAVKNELF, encoded by the coding sequence ATGACATCTTCCACCTCCGCTGGCAACGCTGGCCCGAAGCCGCCCAACAAGGGCGGCAAACCCAAACGCTTTCTGCTGATGGCCCTGGTATCACTGGTGGGCGTGGGCGTGGTCGGCGTCTTGCTGGTGGTGTTCGGCCTGGCGATGGCGTACCCGAACCTGCCGGCGCTCGATACCCTGACCGATTACCGGCCGAAGATGCCGCTGCGTATCTTTACCAGCGACGGCGTGCTGATCGGCGAGTTTGGCGAAGAGCGGCGCAATATGGTGCACATCAAGGATATTCCCGATGTCATGAAGAAAGCCGTGCTGGCCATCGAGGATGACCGCTTCTATGAACACGGCGGCGTGGACTACCTGGGCATCACGCGCGCGGCGCTGCACAACCTGACGGGCGGCGCCAAGCAAGGCGCCTCGACCATCACGCAGCAGGTGGCGCGCAATTTCTTCCTGTCCAGCGAACAGACCCTGAAGCGCAAGGCGTATGAAGTGCTGCTGGCGTGGAAGATCGAGAAAAACCTCAGCAAGGACCAGATCCTGGAAGTCTATATGAACCAGATCTACCTGGGCCAGCGCGCCTACGGCTTCGCTTCGGCCGCGCAGATCTATTTCGGCAAGAATATCCGCGACCTCACCGTGGCCGAGGCGGCCATGCTGGCCGGCCTGCCGAAAGCGCCGTCGGCCTACAATCCAGTGGTCAACCCGAAACGCGCCCGCCTGCGCCAGCAGTACATCCTGCAGCGCATGGCGCAGCTGGGCTACATCACGCCGGCCCAGTTCGAGGAAGCCAAGCATGAAGAGCTGAAGGTCAAGACCGACAGCAGCGCCTTTGGCGTGCACGCCGAATATGTGTCGGAAATGGCGCGCCAGCTGGTCTACGAGCAATTCAAGGAAGACACCTACACGCGCGGCCTGAACGTCTATACCACCATTACCAAGGCCGACCAGGACGCCGCCTACATCGCGCTGCGCAAGGGCGTGATGGACTACGAGAAACGCCACGGCTACCGTGGCCCGGAAGCGTATATCGACATTCCTAAAACCAAGGCCGAAGCGGACGATGCGATCGAAACGGAACTGGCCGACCACCCGGACAGCGACGACATCATCGGCGCCATGGTGTTGCAGGCTTCGCCCAAATCGTTGCAGGCGGTGACTTCCGCCGGCGAGGAAATCAGCATCACCGGTTCCGGCCTGACCTTCGGCGCGGCCTGGCTGTCGGAAAAGGCGGCGCCGAACCGCCGCATCCGCCGCGGCGCCGTGATCCGCGTCATGCGCGAAGGCGACAACTGGGTGCTGACGCAGATGCCCGAAGTGCAGTCGGCGTTTGTTTCGGCCAGCACGACCGACGGGGCGATTCGGGCCATGGTGGGCGGTTTCGATTACAACCGCAACAAATTCAACCACGTGACGCAGGCGTGGCGCCAGCCCGGTTCGGCCTTCAAGCCCTTCATCTATTCCGCCTCGCTGGAACGGGGCCTGTCGCCGGCCACCATCATCAACGACGCGCCGATCTCGTTCGACGCGGGCCAGACGGGCGGCCAGGCGTGGGAACCGAAGAACTACGACAGCAAATACGACGGCCCGATGACCATGCGCAAGGGTTTGATGAAATCGAAAAACATGATTTCGATCCGCATCCTGCACAAGATCGGCGCCAAGTACGGCCAGGAATACGCCACCCGCTTCGGCTTCGACGCCGACAAGAACCCGCCCTACCTGACCCTGGCGCTGGGCGCGGGCAACGTCACGCCGCTGCAGATGGCCGGCGCCTACGCCGTGTTCGCCAATGGCGGCTACAAGATCAACCCCTACCTGATCGCCAAGGTCACCGACAGCGACGGCAAGGTCTTGTCGGAAGCCAACCCCGACAAGGCGGGCGAGGAAGCCAACCGCGTGATCGACGAGCGCAATGCCTTCATGATGAACAGCATGCTCAACGATGTGGTGCGCTTCGGCACGGCCAACAAGGCGATGGCCCTGAAGCGCCCTGACCTGGCCGGCAAGACGGGGACCACCAACGATTCCATCGATGCCTGGTTCGCCGGCTACCAGGCCAAGCTGGTGGGCATTGCCTGGATCGGCTACGACCAGCCACGCAACCTGGGCAACCGCGAAACGGGCGGCGGCCTGGCCTTGCCGATCTGGATCAACTACATGGCGAAAGCGCTGAAAAGCATCCCGGTCGAGGAACGCGCGGTACCGGAAGGCCTGATCCACGTGGGCGACGAGTACTACTATGCGGAAAATCCGCCGGGCACCGGAGTCGGCAGCCTGGAAGGCGCGGCAAGGGGCACGCCGGAGGAAGAAAAAGCCAAGGAAGCCGTGAAGAACGAGCTCTTCTAA
- the pilM gene encoding pilus assembly protein PilM, translating into MFSLHKPGLLGIDIGDDAVRVVELGRRRGALQHWHSGMAAVPPGVMFDGNVDDIEALASLLRQACQASGSRCSRVALAMPASSLITQAVRLPAGLPEEQLEILVELEAAQYMPFTIEDANLDFCIMGPAPPLGPDRQSAELDVLLVAARRSSVQRRLDAATRAGLQVVVMDSEALALRAGMAHGGWQAMADGAAFQLAWGLALHGFAR; encoded by the coding sequence ATGTTTTCCTTGCATAAACCCGGTTTGCTGGGCATCGATATCGGCGACGACGCCGTGCGCGTGGTCGAACTCGGGCGCCGCCGCGGTGCCTTGCAACACTGGCATAGCGGCATGGCGGCCGTGCCGCCCGGCGTGATGTTTGACGGCAACGTCGATGATATCGAGGCGCTGGCCAGCCTGCTGCGCCAGGCTTGCCAGGCCAGCGGCAGCCGGTGTTCGCGGGTGGCGCTGGCCATGCCCGCCAGCAGCCTGATCACGCAGGCGGTGCGCTTGCCGGCCGGTTTGCCGGAGGAGCAGCTGGAAATCCTGGTGGAACTGGAAGCGGCGCAATATATGCCGTTCACGATCGAGGACGCCAACCTCGATTTCTGCATCATGGGCCCGGCGCCGCCCTTGGGGCCGGACCGGCAGAGCGCCGAACTCGACGTGCTGCTGGTGGCGGCGCGGCGCTCCAGCGTGCAGCGCCGGCTCGATGCGGCGACCAGGGCGGGCTTGCAGGTGGTGGTGATGGACAGCGAGGCGCTGGCCTTGCGGGCCGGCATGGCGCATGGCGGCTGGCAAGCCATGGCCGATGGCGCGGCCTTCCAGCTGGCATGGGGCCTGGCCCTGCACGGGTTTGCCCGATGA
- a CDS encoding PilN domain-containing protein has product MNASASAMVFVNLLPHRPAARRQRERQVLRLLAGGVLLGAALALMAGVALGIAIDKQTRRQAQWQAAMRERDGAIAAAQRAQRETAVLAARRQAVHLLQARRNDAVIVLDALARAVPAGVTLHSLRQDGARLVLAGRAPSQQAVSALLLALAQALPGSTPQLQEVRAPVPAAGGVELTVHWTLPSSLSPGD; this is encoded by the coding sequence GTGAACGCGAGCGCGAGTGCGATGGTGTTTGTCAACCTGTTGCCGCACCGGCCGGCGGCGCGCCGCCAGCGCGAGCGCCAGGTGCTGCGCCTGCTGGCCGGCGGCGTGCTGCTGGGTGCGGCGCTGGCCCTGATGGCGGGGGTGGCCCTCGGTATCGCCATCGACAAGCAAACGCGGCGGCAGGCGCAGTGGCAGGCGGCCATGCGCGAGCGCGATGGCGCGATTGCGGCCGCGCAACGGGCGCAGCGCGAAACGGCCGTGCTGGCCGCGCGCCGGCAGGCGGTCCATCTGCTGCAGGCGCGGCGCAATGATGCCGTGATCGTGCTCGACGCGCTGGCCCGCGCCGTGCCCGCTGGCGTCACCCTGCACAGCCTGCGCCAGGACGGGGCGCGCCTGGTGCTGGCGGGCAGGGCGCCGTCGCAGCAAGCCGTTTCGGCGCTGTTGCTGGCGCTGGCGCAAGCCTTGCCGGGTTCCACGCCGCAATTGCAGGAAGTGCGCGCGCCCGTGCCGGCGGCCGGCGGCGTGGAACTGACCGTGCACTGGACCTTGCCGTCCAGCTTGTCGCCAGGAGACTGA